A genomic window from Dechloromonas sp. A34 includes:
- a CDS encoding glycosyltransferase, with the protein MFILLLGCGPCVALSFALSVSIDKRCLLSSVTIILPARNEAKALSALLPELKRCMPLAEILVVDDGSNDQSVALCQDAHIQVHSHPYPKGNGAAIKSGARVATGNVLIFMDADGQHRVEDIPALLKKFDEGYDMVVGARQSGSHAGMHRAVANDFFSRLASWMVMQTVDDLTSGFRIVRADKFRKFLYLLPNGFSYPTTITMSFFRAGYSVGYVPIHTPRRIGKSHIRPLRDGVRFLLIIIKIGTLYSPQKLFLPISAGFLVTGLVYYFYTFLVSGRFTNMSALLFISAIFTFLIGIVSEQVSALHYKGMDDGPEKPKA; encoded by the coding sequence ATGTTCATTTTGCTGCTCGGTTGCGGTCCATGTGTGGCTTTGAGTTTTGCTCTTTCGGTCTCCATTGATAAGAGGTGTTTGTTGAGTAGTGTGACAATAATTCTTCCGGCAAGAAACGAGGCTAAGGCGCTCAGTGCATTACTTCCTGAACTCAAACGTTGTATGCCGCTTGCCGAAATTCTAGTGGTAGACGACGGGTCAAACGACCAGTCTGTGGCCTTGTGCCAGGATGCCCATATTCAGGTGCATTCACACCCTTATCCCAAGGGTAACGGCGCTGCCATCAAGAGTGGTGCCCGGGTGGCAACAGGGAACGTCCTGATTTTCATGGATGCGGACGGGCAACACAGGGTCGAAGATATCCCGGCGTTGTTAAAGAAGTTCGATGAAGGTTACGACATGGTCGTCGGCGCCCGTCAATCAGGTTCTCACGCCGGAATGCACCGTGCAGTTGCCAACGATTTCTTTAGTCGTCTGGCCAGTTGGATGGTGATGCAGACCGTGGATGACCTCACCTCAGGTTTTCGCATCGTCAGGGCTGATAAATTCCGCAAGTTCCTATATCTCCTTCCGAACGGCTTTTCGTACCCGACAACAATAACAATGAGTTTCTTTCGGGCAGGTTATAGCGTCGGATATGTGCCCATACATACGCCAAGACGTATCGGCAAGAGCCACATCCGACCGTTGCGCGATGGCGTACGTTTCCTGCTAATTATCATCAAGATTGGGACGCTTTATTCGCCGCAGAAGCTATTTTTGCCGATAAGTGCTGGTTTCTTGGTGACTGGGCTTGTGTATTACTTCTATACCTTCCTCGTATCTGGGCGTTTTACCAACATGAGTGCCCTGCTCTTCATCTCCGCAATCTTTACATTCCTGATCGGTATCGTTTCGGAGCAGGTTTCAGCACTGCATTACAAAGGTATGGATGATGGCCCGGAGAAGCCAAAGGCTTAG
- a CDS encoding tetratricopeptide repeat protein: MFSSLKKIFLKKEKPEHQEKEKGDRYLSEGNLEAAERCYKEALKQDPGYCDALINIAYILTEKNKNSDAIAFLDKARAISAKNQDIYFFLGLAHKNIGNTNSAIENFRLAIQYKPDFDAAYLEICQCLVVENKLDEAKIQAIAATKACQENNDIHHLLGNILASRGELEDAIGAYIRSIELQPNAPEVHIHLATAYRLRKDDEAAIEHYRLASQLQPQNAEPHANLGDLLLKSGKFALAHESYQKAIAINPQAPSALSGIALLLQKKGKLESAVEYYEKALAIAPKSATIHCHFGIALQAQNKLSEAVAAYRRALAINPEYAEAHNNLAGALHDQNNLTAVIEHLQKAITIDPGYAEAHSNLGVALYEQGHVEQSVASFYRALTVNPEHIAAHSSLLFVLSFSQQHSPEEYLVEARRFGEKISRLAKPFTCHPPVTTTGKIKVGLVSGDLRGHPVGYFLENILHHINPERIELTAYPTNDQVDALTRRIKPYFKSWKPITWLNDESAARMIYNDGMDILVDLAGHSAHNRLPVFAWKPAPIQASWLGFFASTGLSEIDYILVDPSSVPPDGHAHYSETPCFLPETRLCFTPPAAIEAPEIASLPARQNGHITFGCFQHLAKLNDQVLKLWGRIAQAIPDARFRLQIKQLTCDSIRIQFQQRLSDFGIPAERTMLFGPQNREGYLAAHSNIDIILDTFPYPGGTTTCEALWMGVPTLTLSGNSMLARQGASIMSCTGLADWIATDEDDYLDKAIKFAGNLEDLSDLRASLRTQAGASPLFDAPRFARALESKLTEMHQEKTRQSRHADG, translated from the coding sequence ATGTTCAGTTCATTAAAGAAAATATTCCTGAAGAAAGAAAAACCAGAGCATCAGGAAAAGGAAAAAGGTGATCGCTATCTATCAGAAGGCAATCTGGAGGCAGCTGAACGCTGCTATAAGGAAGCGTTGAAACAGGATCCAGGCTACTGTGACGCATTAATCAATATTGCTTACATTCTTACGGAAAAAAACAAGAATTCAGATGCCATCGCATTTCTGGACAAAGCGCGCGCAATATCAGCCAAAAATCAAGATATATATTTCTTCTTAGGCCTTGCCCACAAAAATATCGGCAACACTAATAGCGCAATTGAAAACTTCAGGCTTGCGATTCAATACAAACCTGATTTTGATGCGGCCTATCTTGAAATTTGCCAATGCCTGGTTGTAGAAAACAAACTTGACGAGGCGAAAATCCAGGCGATCGCCGCTACCAAAGCATGTCAGGAAAACAACGATATACACCATTTGCTTGGCAATATTCTGGCGTCGCGCGGTGAGCTGGAAGACGCCATCGGCGCTTATATTCGTTCGATAGAACTTCAGCCCAATGCTCCTGAAGTCCATATCCATCTGGCAACCGCTTACCGGCTACGGAAGGACGACGAAGCCGCAATCGAACATTACCGACTTGCTTCGCAACTTCAACCACAGAATGCAGAACCCCATGCAAACCTTGGCGACCTCCTGCTCAAGTCCGGGAAGTTCGCCTTGGCACATGAAAGCTATCAAAAAGCCATCGCTATAAATCCACAAGCCCCATCGGCACTAAGTGGCATCGCTCTGCTATTGCAAAAAAAAGGCAAGTTGGAATCTGCGGTTGAGTATTACGAAAAAGCTCTCGCCATCGCGCCAAAATCGGCAACGATACACTGCCATTTCGGCATCGCGCTACAAGCCCAAAATAAACTTAGTGAAGCTGTTGCTGCCTACCGCAGAGCACTTGCCATAAATCCGGAGTACGCAGAAGCACACAACAATCTGGCAGGGGCACTTCATGACCAAAACAATCTGACAGCGGTCATCGAGCATCTGCAAAAAGCCATTACGATCGACCCCGGTTATGCCGAAGCTCACAGTAACCTGGGGGTCGCGCTCTATGAGCAAGGACATGTTGAGCAGTCGGTGGCAAGCTTTTATCGAGCTCTAACAGTCAACCCCGAACACATCGCCGCTCATAGTAGCCTCTTGTTTGTTCTGAGCTTTTCACAACAACATTCACCTGAAGAATATCTGGTTGAAGCTAGGCGTTTTGGTGAAAAGATTTCACGTCTTGCGAAACCGTTCACCTGCCATCCACCAGTAACTACCACCGGCAAAATTAAGGTTGGCCTAGTTTCGGGAGACCTTCGCGGACACCCTGTTGGATATTTTCTGGAAAACATACTGCACCATATCAACCCCGAAAGAATAGAGCTAACCGCCTATCCAACCAACGACCAAGTAGATGCCCTAACCAGACGAATCAAACCGTACTTCAAAAGCTGGAAGCCAATCACCTGGCTAAACGACGAATCTGCCGCCAGAATGATCTACAACGATGGCATGGATATCCTAGTCGACCTCGCTGGACATTCCGCCCACAACCGCCTTCCCGTATTTGCCTGGAAACCGGCACCAATTCAAGCCAGTTGGCTGGGATTTTTTGCCAGTACAGGGCTATCGGAAATCGACTACATACTCGTTGACCCCAGTTCAGTCCCTCCTGACGGCCATGCTCACTACTCAGAAACACCCTGTTTCCTGCCTGAGACACGACTCTGTTTCACGCCCCCCGCCGCGATTGAGGCCCCCGAAATTGCCTCACTACCTGCAAGGCAAAATGGCCATATCACATTCGGTTGCTTCCAGCATCTGGCAAAACTGAACGATCAAGTACTCAAGCTCTGGGGCCGTATCGCACAAGCGATTCCTGACGCCAGATTCCGGCTCCAAATAAAACAATTGACCTGTGACAGCATCCGGATTCAGTTCCAACAGCGCCTGAGCGATTTCGGCATACCGGCTGAACGAACCATGCTGTTCGGCCCTCAAAACAGGGAGGGCTATCTGGCAGCACACTCAAATATCGACATCATTCTCGACACCTTCCCCTACCCCGGTGGAACTACCACCTGCGAAGCTCTATGGATGGGGGTTCCTACATTGACACTCTCTGGCAACTCGATGCTAGCGCGCCAAGGAGCCAGCATCATGTCATGTACGGGTTTGGCAGACTGGATCGCCACTGATGAAGATGACTATCTGGACAAGGCAATCAAATTTGCCGGCAACCTTGAAGATTTGTCCGACCTGCGTGCTTCACTTCGAACGCAAGCAGGAGCATCACCATTGTTCGATGCTCCGAGATTTGCAAGAGCCCTTGAATCCAAGCTTACCGAGATGCACCAGGAGAAAACAAGGCAGTCACGGCACGCTGATGGCTGA
- a CDS encoding acyltransferase family protein: protein MKDHPQLRFRTDIEGLRALSILLVLASHAKFPGFEGGFIGVDLFFVISGYLITGLLLAEIRATGSIDLAGFFARRIRRLLPALLVTIFGTGMAATFFLMPSEQLDQISAATAASLWFSNIYFAFLEVDYFGASASSNLFLHTWSLGVEEQFYLVWPFLMLLFFWLARYLQRSWQRVLGYGLGACFVFSFVFSYGLLSSYPGWSFYLMPFRGWQFALGALCVFVDVVNRRNGAVFGRWFVFAPSARDSVIAGWCGLLLILGSAMILDGGVPYPGMRALAPSIGAALVLLSGTAGCRHGVARLLSQSPLLWLGRRSYSLYLWHWPVLLLGGSLLAPGQLLSSMVLLAVSLCLAVVTFHFIESPVRYSRFLSSRPRWSIWGGLFMMLSAVGSSVLWLGASTSWLAAPEQERHRDARFDLPRIYAMGCDDWFHSSSLNACQFGNKDAQHTVVLLGDSIGAQWFPALSKIYAGADWRLLVMTKSACPFVDEIVFYPRIGREYVECEIWRGQVAKTITELKPDLVFIGSAGSYGFTETQWTMGTRRLLEELSGVAKRIYLIQPTPIIPFDGPHCLGRQAWRARFLPISNECVVTVEGGVALKSWLTAAVNAFDNVSVLDMNPVVCPDQRCAAEQRSSVVFRDDRHLTAQYVLSISDDFLSRVSAISVP from the coding sequence GTGAAAGATCATCCACAGCTTCGCTTTCGTACCGATATTGAGGGGCTTCGTGCCCTTTCCATTCTGCTGGTCCTTGCCTCACACGCAAAATTTCCCGGATTTGAGGGGGGATTTATTGGCGTCGACCTGTTCTTTGTAATTTCAGGCTATCTGATTACCGGTTTGTTGCTGGCAGAGATTCGTGCAACTGGCTCGATTGACTTGGCTGGTTTTTTCGCACGACGAATTAGGCGGTTGCTTCCCGCGTTACTGGTAACCATTTTCGGGACGGGAATGGCGGCCACCTTTTTTTTGATGCCTTCGGAGCAATTGGATCAGATAAGTGCCGCTACCGCCGCATCTCTATGGTTTAGCAATATCTACTTTGCTTTTCTCGAGGTGGATTATTTTGGTGCAAGTGCCAGCAGCAACTTGTTTCTGCATACTTGGTCGCTTGGGGTGGAAGAGCAGTTCTACCTTGTCTGGCCTTTCCTGATGCTGCTTTTCTTTTGGCTTGCACGCTATTTGCAAAGAAGCTGGCAGCGTGTTTTGGGTTACGGGCTCGGTGCTTGTTTCGTTTTCTCGTTCGTTTTTTCATATGGATTGCTGAGCAGCTACCCGGGCTGGTCTTTTTATCTGATGCCATTTAGAGGGTGGCAGTTTGCACTAGGGGCACTTTGTGTCTTTGTCGATGTCGTGAATAGGCGAAATGGGGCCGTATTTGGTCGATGGTTTGTTTTTGCGCCATCAGCGCGCGATTCAGTGATTGCGGGGTGGTGCGGCCTGCTTTTGATCTTGGGTTCAGCGATGATACTAGATGGGGGCGTGCCCTACCCGGGGATGCGCGCACTTGCGCCGTCTATTGGAGCTGCTCTGGTGTTGTTGTCCGGGACGGCTGGCTGCCGACATGGTGTTGCTCGCCTATTGTCGCAGTCTCCCCTGTTGTGGCTCGGACGACGCTCGTATTCGCTTTATCTTTGGCATTGGCCGGTCCTGCTGCTTGGTGGCAGCCTTCTTGCCCCGGGGCAACTTTTATCCTCGATGGTCTTGTTGGCCGTTTCACTTTGTCTGGCTGTCGTGACTTTTCATTTTATTGAAAGCCCTGTTCGCTACAGCAGATTTTTGTCGTCCCGTCCGCGTTGGTCAATTTGGGGTGGCTTGTTCATGATGTTGTCAGCGGTTGGCTCTAGTGTGTTGTGGCTCGGTGCGTCTACTTCCTGGCTAGCAGCGCCAGAACAGGAGCGCCACCGTGATGCTCGCTTCGACTTGCCCAGGATTTACGCAATGGGGTGTGACGATTGGTTTCACTCGTCAAGCCTGAATGCCTGCCAATTTGGCAACAAGGATGCACAGCACACTGTGGTGTTGCTTGGGGACAGCATTGGTGCACAGTGGTTTCCAGCGCTATCGAAAATTTATGCCGGTGCCGATTGGCGTCTGTTGGTAATGACGAAATCAGCATGTCCCTTTGTGGATGAAATCGTTTTTTATCCTCGCATCGGGCGGGAATATGTCGAGTGCGAGATCTGGAGGGGGCAGGTAGCCAAGACCATTACAGAATTGAAACCAGATCTGGTGTTTATTGGATCGGCCGGGTCATATGGCTTTACCGAGACACAATGGACGATGGGGACCCGGAGGCTTCTTGAAGAATTGTCGGGAGTGGCAAAGAGGATATATTTGATCCAGCCAACGCCAATCATTCCGTTTGATGGCCCGCACTGTCTCGGTAGGCAGGCATGGCGAGCTCGTTTCCTGCCGATATCGAATGAGTGTGTCGTGACAGTCGAGGGTGGGGTGGCATTGAAGAGTTGGCTGACAGCAGCTGTAAATGCCTTTGACAACGTCAGTGTGCTTGACATGAATCCTGTGGTTTGTCCCGACCAACGTTGCGCGGCTGAGCAACGCAGTAGTGTCGTTTTTCGCGATGATCGACACCTGACAGCGCAATATGTGCTGTCAATTTCTGATGACTTTTTATCACGAGTCTCAGCCATCAGCGTGCCGTGA
- a CDS encoding pilin: MKRVQQGFTLIELMIVVAIIGILAAVALPAYQDYTVRAKVSEVMLAASGPKTTIAEAFQTLGHMPAVASAGISGQTSKYVATVAYTTSATNVGTITATASAAEPKIAGSTIVLVGTADATGVVNWDCTTSTIAAKYRPANCR; encoded by the coding sequence ATGAAGCGTGTACAACAAGGCTTTACCCTGATCGAACTGATGATCGTTGTCGCCATCATCGGTATTCTGGCTGCTGTTGCGCTGCCGGCTTATCAGGATTACACAGTGCGTGCGAAAGTGTCTGAAGTTATGCTTGCTGCATCCGGCCCAAAAACTACAATCGCCGAGGCCTTTCAGACTTTGGGGCATATGCCAGCGGTCGCTTCTGCTGGGATTTCCGGTCAAACATCTAAGTACGTAGCTACTGTGGCTTATACAACTAGTGCAACGAATGTTGGCACCATCACAGCAACAGCTTCTGCTGCAGAACCGAAAATTGCCGGTAGCACTATCGTTTTGGTTGGTACCGCCGATGCAACTGGTGTTGTCAATTGGGATTGCACGACGAGCACCATCGCTGCTAAATATCGTCCTGCCAACTGCCGTTAA